The region TCGCGATCTTCATCCCGGAGGGCTTCCAGGACAAGTTGAGGATATATTGTATCGGCATCATTTGGATAAAATTCAAAGAAATCGCTGTAGGTCTGATACTCAGAATCAGAAAACCCGTACTTCATATTATCTTTATGATTTTTGCATGCCTTAGTATCTTCACTGTAGAAGCAGAATGTAGGAAACTCATCGGTCTCTGATTTATACTCAAACCGGATATTCACGAGCGCGGGAGTGTCATATTTGAGTGATTGGGAATACACCTGACAGATGGATGTATTTTGAGCGGAGAGTGTTATTGAATCATTAACAATATCTGCTGTATTTACAATATCGCCACGAATCGGACCGCAAATATGCGAAGGAGCAAAATTTTTGACAGCAAGCGGAAGCGTTGTTCCCTGTGAGACGGAATAAATCCTGAGTGTATTTTCCAGATTATCACTATGGAGCAGTGCATCACCGATAAATACCATTTCTGTCGGATCATTCGCAATCTCAAATGTCTCTTTATCATTGATACTAGCAATAATCTCTTGTCCTTCGGGTATCGCAAATTCGTACTGTTTTTGAAATAGCTTTGTATCTATCTTTTCGCGCTCAAGCCAGATAGTCGGCAGATCAGTCTGAATCGATACAGTGACGGTATCTATCGTTCGTTTGGCGTACACTTTGACCGGAAGTAATTGATTGCTGCCTGTAAACATCGGACTGTACAGATTGTATCTGCCCGGTTTAATTTCGGTTGTGATCAGGTATGAAGAGGGGTTTTCTTCAATCACAAACGGTGAGTCATCGGCAAATCTATTGGTAAATAAGGAACCGAAAGGGTAGACGGCCTGATAAGGTTTTGAATTATTTGTTTGGTATATTCCGTTTTTCTGATAAGCCAGATCTTGGGTAGAGTAGTGCTCAGGATACAGAATATTCGGGATATCAGTTGATGTCGACACAAAGTTTTCAGACTGACCGGGAATTACCGTCTCGTACAGGTAAACGGTTCCGAATTGTTTTACCAATGTAAGTTTGTCATTTCCGGTAAGAAGATCTTTTTGCTTGTACGCCAGTTTTGTCGGATTAAACGGATCAGACTGGACAAGGCTTTCATCATACAGGACATAAGAAATACGGTACTTGTCAATAATAGTATTGAATTCATCCATGTCTTCTTTGCGTAGAGCATCAGAAAGCTGCCAATAATATCCCTCAAGCTCGTCACTCCAGACGTCAAAAGCACGGTCCATGATTGGCTGTTCGATCCCATACCACAAAAAGCCCGATCCGCGCAGACCCCAGTCATACTCATACCATCCCCAGTAACTTCCCTGCGGCAAGTTCATGATGCGTCGGTTTTTATTTTGTTCACCCAGATAAGTAAAAAGATCAAAATATCCTTGCGGTATTGATACTTTCATACGGGGGGAAATGTACTCTCCTTGAAATGACGGATAGGCAAATATTCCGATGAGAACTGTCAGCATAAGCATTGATACCACTTCATTGAATCGTATTTTTTTCAGAAACTGCATAAGAAAAACGGCACCCATACTAAAGGCAATAGCAAAAACAAATGAAGTCGGCACGATCACTTTAGTAAACGGATTTCGGAAGATCTGGTTTACCAGGGGGAGGTTTCTCAGTACACTGTTGAGTTGCTCAATACCGGGAGTATTGGACAAGAAAATAAACGTACTGAACAAAAAGAGCGCAAGAGTGTATTTTTGCATCGGTGACTTCTGTAAAAGCCCTATGATGATAATTGCAAAAAACAGGTATCCGATTGAAAGGATAAAGGGATTTTCAATATGGTCCCGCCACACATGCATCATATATACGGTCTGTCCCTGTTCAGTATCGAGAAAATCATAATAAAATTCCTTGAGCACCATATAGTCCTCAATGTTTCCGCGGCCTTTATTCATCTGATAAAACTTCTCAGTTGCCATACGGTTTTGCATCGCATTCTGGGTGACGTTTATATCCTGCGTGACAAAATATGCCTGGGGAAGAATCCAAAAAGCGTTTGTGATAAAAATAATGCCGACGGCAAGAAGTGAGGTTATAAAAGCTTTTTTGCTCCGTCTGGATACAAGGTATACTGTGAGAATAAGTCCCACAACCATGGCATATATCAAAAAAATTGTCTGGACATACGCTTGTCCGGTTGCCAGAATATTTACCAAAGCAAACCAGAGGAGGTGCTTCTTTGAGTTCTTTTTCAGGTAGTTAAACAAGGTATACAATGTCCAGGGAAGCATACCCCAGAGCATACTGTAAGGTTCAAACGGTACATAGAAATACTGAATTGATCCGAGATTGAATACATAAAAAAGAGCTCCCAGAAATGATCCCGCACGGTATCTCAACTCTGTTTTTTTCTCAAAAACGATATCTCTCAAAAAAAAATATGTACCGATTGCTCCTGAAGCAATCATGAGAAAATGGAAAAAGTATCGGTTGAAACTTTGCGGAATGGCCAAAGAAATGAGCCATAAAAAGATTTCCCGGAATAAATCTGCCGCATGTGCCATGCCGGCTAAAAGCCCCAAACCCTGATATTCCTGCCAGACACTGTAGAATGCTCGTTTAATATTTAAACCAAAGTTAAACTCAGGATGGAGATTGTCCCAGCCGGTAAGCCAGGTCTCCGGGGTGTAATTGCGAAAAAACAAAAATCCCAGTACACCAAGGAGAATGAATAAAAATATGTTTGACTGTATCTTCTTCATAAGCGTTTGTAATCTATTCATATTGATATATTCTAACGATTTATGCTTGTTCTGTCAGAAGATCGGCATATTTTTTGCCGATCGTATTCCACGAGCGTTTTTGTTTTAATTCCCGAGAAAAGGTCTGATACCGGTTGTAATTTCTCAAAACCTGCTCAAGATGCTTTGCTAACGGTTCTTTCTCAATTTTGGATATAAGTTCATTTTTTTGAAGAGCATTTTCTTTAAGTGTTTGAGCAAAATCTTCAGATGAAAAATACTCTGATAAAGCAGGGGAGAGCAGCACGGGTTTTTCGTACGCAAAAGCCAGAGACAGCGGACCTGATGATGAGAAAAAGGTACGATAAGGAAGGATAATGATATCTGCGGCGGAAAAATACACATTTAGGTCTTCTTCCAAGACGAATCCTGTGATTTGAATATCTTTCTTTTCTGCTTCCGAATGCAAACCTTGAATGTACTTTTGGTATTCAGGATTGGTCATATGGTTTGGATTACCTCCGCCTGCTAATATGAGTATATAAGGGGATGTTTGCTCCCATGCTTCAATAAGTTGGTCAACGCCTTTATAAGGTGAAAGAAATCCGAAGTAGAGGACTAATGGCGTTTTGTCAGGAATATCCAGTTTCTTCTTTGCTTCTATTTGAGGAAGTTGGTTGACAGGCTCAACAGCATGTGGGATAACGACAATATTTTTTTTATTTCCTAGTCGTTTTTTAAACGTTTCTTCAAAGATTACAACTGTTCTTGCTGAAAATGTGATGAGATTATAAAGAACGTGCTTAAGAAACGGAAATAAACGGGCTCTCAACGTATGAGTTTCGACATCATCAATACCCTCCGGTACTTGATGTACGATGATCGTGATCTTTTTTCCCAGCAGTTTCATAAATGCTAAAAATGATAGAAATATACCAGCAAAAAAGGCATTTCCGAACATATATACCTCAAAAGGGATAATAATTTGCTGATATGGTTTCATCATTTCCTGAAAAAGTCTAAAAAGACTGGTCAGGCTATTGCGTTTCCATATTCTTTGGATATTCATGCCGTCTTCTTCATATATTTCTTTTTCAGAAAGAACCTCAGCCATAATACTGAAAGAATGCAGAGGATTTGTCTTTAGAACATGAAGAAGGGTGTTTTTCGTATAAGAAGCAATTCCGACCGTTCCCTCGCCATGAATGGTCCCTTTTTCAGGGTAGCTCGTAACTACGAGAATTGTGTCTTTCATACCTTTAGTATGCCCAATTTGCAGAGGTAAATCCACTTTAGATGAAAGTCGACAACCATTGTAATGCCGGTTTAAAATTCGAGAGAAGTGATCCTTTTTTAAAGTTATACAGACCTTTTATGGCATTTGCGCGGATTGTATACAGCTCTCCAAGAGTCTGCGGCAATGCTTTCATCAGGTTTACTTTTGACCGATCATCATTTGCCCAAACCACCGGAACCTCTTTCATACTCATACCGAGGTTTTTAGCAATAAAGAGGATTTCAGCATCGTATCCCCACCGTTCGATTCGGGCACGACTGAAAACCTGTTGAGCTGCTTTGTGTGAGAAAACCTTAAATCCGCAGGTAAAGTCAGTCACCCATGTATTGGTGATAATATTGGAAAGCAACGTAAATGCTTTACCCAAGAGCTCACGATACAACGGCTGATGTTTGATCACTGTTGAGTGACCGTTTTTGCGTGTTCCGATGATGACATCTTTCTTTTCCAGCATCACGGGCTGCATTTTCAAAAGCTCAGGGAGCGGTGTAGACATATCAGCATCCATAAAAAGGATATAATCACCTTGTGCATCAAGCATTCCGGCCTTTACGGCATATCCTTTACCGCGATTTTCACCATAAGAGATCAGCCTATAAGCAGTCTTTTTTGATGTATTCTGCTTAATCCAGGTATTGATCAATTTTTTCGTATTGTCACGGCTTCCGTCATCGACGAAAATGACTTCACTGATCTGAAATACATCAGATACGACGCCTTGTTTCAAGGCTGTAAAAGTCTTTTCCAGTCGTTCTTCCTCGTTGTAAACGGGAATGACAATGCTGAGTTTAATCATATCCTATAGTATACTTTATAACAGTCAAATATTCAACCTTTTTCTTACTCTGAAGTGCTGTTTCTTACATTACTTCATATCGGTTGAGTACCCCTTGTCTTCGATACATGTCTTATAGACAGTTCGTATCGGTTCAGTACTGGTCGTGGTGAAGGTTTGGCCGTCACCGGATGCACCTTGATTGACTGTGGTAAAGGTTCCGAGTTCTGCACAGTCTGCAATAGCCATGTTTTTCAGCCACTGATCGACTCTTCCCAATGAAAGGAAAGCGATGACAACGATTGCTACTGAAATAGCAATCAATCCGATTGATCCTAGTATTTTTTCCATATATTTGAAAAAATAATAATAATTAAAGCACTTTGTGAAGCGCTTATTCTAAACGATTTGTGAGAAATCGTCTGGAGTAAACGTTTTAAAGTGAATAAAGACATACCGGGTCCTTTAGACATTTTTTGATAGT is a window of Candidatus Roizmanbacteria bacterium DNA encoding:
- a CDS encoding glycosyltransferase; this translates as MKDTILVVTSYPEKGTIHGEGTVGIASYTKNTLLHVLKTNPLHSFSIMAEVLSEKEIYEEDGMNIQRIWKRNSLTSLFRLFQEMMKPYQQIIIPFEVYMFGNAFFAGIFLSFLAFMKLLGKKITIIVHQVPEGIDDVETHTLRARLFPFLKHVLYNLITFSARTVVIFEETFKKRLGNKKNIVVIPHAVEPVNQLPQIEAKKKLDIPDKTPLVLYFGFLSPYKGVDQLIEAWEQTSPYILILAGGGNPNHMTNPEYQKYIQGLHSEAEKKDIQITGFVLEEDLNVYFSAADIIILPYRTFFSSSGPLSLAFAYEKPVLLSPALSEYFSSEDFAQTLKENALQKNELISKIEKEPLAKHLEQVLRNYNRYQTFSRELKQKRSWNTIGKKYADLLTEQA
- a CDS encoding glycosyltransferase family 2 protein, which produces MIKLSIVIPVYNEEERLEKTFTALKQGVVSDVFQISEVIFVDDGSRDNTKKLINTWIKQNTSKKTAYRLISYGENRGKGYAVKAGMLDAQGDYILFMDADMSTPLPELLKMQPVMLEKKDVIIGTRKNGHSTVIKHQPLYRELLGKAFTLLSNIITNTWVTDFTCGFKVFSHKAAQQVFSRARIERWGYDAEILFIAKNLGMSMKEVPVVWANDDRSKVNLMKALPQTLGELYTIRANAIKGLYNFKKGSLLSNFKPALQWLSTFI